In Candidatus Paceibacterota bacterium, a genomic segment contains:
- a CDS encoding trigger factor, protein MDYKKHITLEKLPNSEVKLIAEVPFKHIAPYKERALKDIKKNFELPGFRAGHVPDAMIKQHISNVAVITEAMDIFFKDEYEEIVKQLNIFPIDRPEITLTKIAEDNPICFEITVPVIPDIKLPDYKKILKDLKLEEESPTATDTEVANTIKELARGASGDKNFDMETFDVEKIDEAFIGKFGHFTSVQDFKDKIKESIEKDKERKGKEKRRLSILEAIDRQFTIELPTVFIESELDRMVRELYADIAKLNVTPKEYFERIKKTEAEVRTEWRPQAIERVRIEIVLTEISKQESIAPEESKLDHEVSHVLHHDKTLDKDRVREYVSHMMTNDAVLEYLEGLVKK, encoded by the coding sequence ATGGATTACAAAAAACACATAACACTCGAAAAACTCCCTAACTCAGAGGTAAAACTCATTGCGGAGGTACCTTTTAAACACATTGCACCGTATAAGGAGCGTGCCCTTAAAGATATTAAGAAGAACTTTGAACTCCCAGGATTTCGCGCTGGACATGTTCCTGATGCAATGATCAAGCAACACATCTCAAACGTTGCTGTTATCACCGAAGCAATGGATATCTTCTTCAAAGATGAATACGAAGAAATCGTAAAACAACTCAATATCTTCCCTATCGACCGACCTGAGATTACACTTACAAAAATTGCAGAAGATAATCCAATCTGTTTTGAAATTACTGTTCCAGTCATTCCTGACATTAAACTTCCTGACTACAAAAAAATTCTCAAAGATTTAAAACTCGAAGAAGAATCTCCAACAGCAACAGACACTGAAGTTGCAAACACAATTAAGGAACTTGCTCGAGGCGCGTCAGGTGACAAGAACTTTGACATGGAGACGTTTGATGTTGAAAAAATCGACGAAGCATTCATTGGAAAGTTTGGTCACTTTACTTCAGTCCAGGATTTCAAAGATAAGATCAAAGAGTCAATTGAGAAGGATAAAGAGCGTAAAGGAAAAGAAAAGCGCCGTCTTTCAATCCTAGAAGCAATCGACAGACAATTTACTATCGAACTTCCAACTGTATTTATCGAAAGTGAACTCGATCGTATGGTTCGAGAACTATACGCAGATATTGCTAAGTTAAATGTAACTCCAAAAGAATATTTCGAGCGTATCAAGAAAACAGAAGCTGAGGTTCGAACTGAATGGAGACCACAAGCAATCGAACGTGTTCGTATTGAGATTGTCTTAACTGAAATTTCAAAGCAAGAATCAATCGCGCCCGAAGAGAGCAAGCTTGATCACGAGGTTTCACATGTACTCCATCACGACAAGACATTAGATAAAGACCGTGTTCGTGAATACGTCAGTCACATGATGACAAACGACGCAGTACTCGAGTATCTCGAAGGACTGGTGAAGAAATAG
- a CDS encoding RsmE family RNA methyltransferase, translating into MKIHRFLLAQSDLVKSDDLFEVVEPKTVHQMVHVLRLEEGERVEVFGNDKAALYSIETIVKAKKDPKVFLKYKSDIALRIPEKHIGVAFGISKKDTAEWIVQKCTELGVSDFYPLITDRTEKKNVPEERLQIIIKEAVEQSGWHTVPTLHPVQAFEEFMGSRKGDIWLLDGAGSETIQSGVDNVTIVIGPEGGFTEREVAKTKEAGWSLKKLGNSTLRAETAAVSAAALLLL; encoded by the coding sequence ATGAAAATTCACAGATTTTTGCTTGCCCAAAGCGATTTAGTCAAAAGTGACGATCTTTTTGAAGTTGTAGAACCAAAGACGGTTCATCAAATGGTACATGTCCTCCGACTTGAAGAAGGTGAACGTGTTGAGGTCTTCGGAAATGATAAAGCGGCTCTGTATAGCATCGAAACTATTGTTAAGGCCAAGAAAGATCCAAAGGTATTTTTGAAATACAAATCGGACATCGCGCTTCGAATCCCTGAGAAACACATTGGAGTGGCATTTGGTATCTCAAAGAAGGACACTGCAGAGTGGATTGTGCAGAAGTGTACAGAACTCGGTGTTTCTGATTTTTACCCTCTAATCACTGATCGCACAGAGAAAAAGAATGTTCCAGAGGAACGACTCCAAATTATTATCAAGGAAGCAGTGGAACAGTCTGGGTGGCATACAGTACCCACACTTCACCCAGTACAAGCGTTTGAAGAGTTTATGGGGTCTCGGAAAGGGGATATCTGGCTACTCGATGGCGCTGGGAGTGAGACGATACAAAGTGGAGTTGATAATGTCACTATTGTTATTGGTCCAGAGGGTGGATTTACTGAAAGAGAGGTGGCAAAAACAAAAGAAGCAGGGTGGAGTCTAAAAAAGCTTGGAAATTCAACTCTTAGAGCAGAAACCGCTGCAGTTTCTGCGGCCGCACTATTACTTCTATAG